From the genome of Vespa crabro chromosome 24, iyVesCrab1.2, whole genome shotgun sequence, one region includes:
- the LOC124432239 gene encoding proteasome activator complex subunit 3, with translation MADATAEKVQEYKDSLKTKAEQLLITGFPEKIVKLNELLETPGFRNRKLTDVHQDLNVPIPDPIVLNHSEDGPITKKIKMDNSVDETSGTKVMILPNGPVPCNKPLCELIHVVKPYIRQLLEDSNLLKMWISFLIPKIEDGNNFGVSIQEDTLAEIQSVESEAAAFFDQISRYFISRGKIVSKVAKYPHIIDYRRAIQELDEKEYVSLWLVMCEVRNRYCSLHDLVIKNLEKIKKPRSSNAQSLY, from the exons ATGGCGGATGCTACAGCAGAAAAG GTTCAAGAATACAAGGATTCTCTTAAAACTAAG GCAGAACAGCTATTAATAACAGGATTCCCAGAGAAGatcgtaaaattaaatgaattattggAAACGCCTGGTTTCCGTAATCGCAAATTGACAGATGTTCATCAAGACTTAAATGTGCCCATTCCAGACCCTATAGTTCTTAATCATTCCGAAGATGGACctattacgaaaaaaattaaaatggacAATAGTGTGGATGAAACTAGCGGAACCAAAGTTATGATACTTCCCAATGGACCAGTACCATGTAATAAACCTTTATGTGAATTAATTCATGTAGTGAAACCATATATCAGACAACTTTTGGAGGATTCTAATCTG TTAAAAATgtggatttcttttttgattccAAAAATTGAAGATGGTAATAATTTTGGTGTATCAATTCAGGAAGATACGCTCGCAGAAATACAATCTGTAGAGAGTGAGGCCGCTGCATTCTTTGATCAAATCTCTAg GTATTTTATCTCTCGAGGAAAAATCGTTAGTAAAGTTGCAAAATATCCACACATCATTGATTATAGAAGAGCCATTCAAGAAttagatgaaaaagaatatgtgAGTTTGTGGCTTGTAATGTGTGAAGTCCGCAATCGCTACTGTTCATTACATGATCTCGTTATCAAAAACttggaaaagataaaaaaaccaCGCTCTTCCAATGCGCAATCTCTCTACTAA
- the LOC124432272 gene encoding 26S proteasome non-ATPase regulatory subunit 11 has product MAGAMLFERAQAVSMTNRSEGISLLNEIVSDPNIGLAEDDEESIRVKEQGILHLGELYKKEGKAKELAELIKATRPFLSLISKAKAAKLVRSLVDFFLDLEAGIGIEVQLCKECIEWAKEERRTFLRQSLEARLIALYFDTGMFSEALQLGSALLKELKKLDDKQLLVEVQLLESKTYHALSNLAKARAALTSARTTANAIYCPPKMQAALDLQSGILHAADERDFKTAYSYFYEAFEGYDSVESPKALTALKYMLLSKIMLRTPEDVQSIMSGKLAVKYAGRDLDAMRAVAEASHRRSLADFQTAVKQYRQELEDDVIVRAHLGSLYDAMLEQNLCRLVEPYSRVQVSHISSCISLPLAQVEKKLSQMILDKKLKGVLDQGEGVLIVFEDTPRDKTYEIALETIHSMGKVVDTLYQKAKKLT; this is encoded by the exons ATGGCCGGTGCAATGTTGTTTGAGCGGGCACAAGCTGTATCGATGACAAATCGCAGCGAGGGTATTTCATTACTAAATGAGATCGTATCCGATCCTAATATCGGTTTAGCCGAAGATGACGAAGAAAGCATCAGGGTCAAGGAGCAGGGTATATTACATCTTGGTGAACTTTATAAGAAGGAGGGCAAGGCAAAAGAGTTAGCTGAACTTATCAAAGCAACTAGACCATTTCTTAGTCTCATAAGCAAAGCGAAAGCTGCTAAGCTAGTAAGATCCTTAGTAGATTTCTTCCTGGACTTGGAGGCCGGAATTGGTATCGAG gTACAATTGTGCAAAGAATGTATAGAGTGGGCAAAAGAAGAACGTAGGACATTTTTAAGGCAATCATTAGAAGCACGATTAATAGCTCTTTATTTCGATACTGGCATGTTCAGTGAAGCTTTGCAATTGGGTTCTGCTCTTCTAAAAGAACTTAAAAAGTTAGATGACAAACAATTGCTTGTTGAGGTTCAATTATTAGAGAGCAAAACATATCATGCATTAAGTAATTTAGCTAAAGCAAGGGCAGCTCTTACTAGCGCTAGAACCACTGCCAATGCAATTTATTGTCCACCAAAAATGCAGGCTGCTTTGGATCTACAATCTGGAATTTTACATGCTGCTGATGAACGTGATTTTAAAACTGCCTATTCGTACTTTTATGAAGCATTCGAAgg GTATGATAGCGTTGAAAGTCCTAAAGCATTAACGGCATtgaaatatatgttattatccAAGATCATGTTGCGTACACCTGAAGATGTTCAATCTATTATGTCTGGAAAATTAGCTGTCAAATATGCCGGACGTGATTTGGATGCTATGCGTGCTGTTGCTGAAGCCAGTCATCGACGTTCTTTAGCTGACTTTCAAACAGCAGTCAAACAATACCGACAAGAATTAGAGGATGATGTAATTGTGCGTGCTCATTTAGGTTCTCTTTACGATGCTATGTTAGAACAGAATTTGTGTCGTTTGGTTGAACCTTATTCTCGTGTACAG GTGAGTCATATTTCTTCATGCATATCTTTACCACTTGCACAAGTAGAAAAGAAGTTATCGCAGATGATATtggataaaaaattgaaaggggTCCTTGATCAAGGAGAAGGCGttttaattgtatttgaaGATACACCTCGTGACAAAACATACGAAATTGCGTTAGAAACAATACACAGCATGGGAAAAGTAGTCGACACGCTTTACCAGAAAGCCAAGAAACTTACCTAG